In Maridesulfovibrio sp., a single genomic region encodes these proteins:
- the carB gene encoding carbamoyl-phosphate synthase large subunit, with translation MPKRTDIKKIMLIGSGPIVIGQACEFDYSGTQALKALKEEGYEVILVNSNPATIMTDPHLADRTYIEPIEPETIAKIIEKERPDALLPTLGGQTALNTALAVAEAGVLDKFNVELIGASVDVIEKAESRELFRAAMEKIGLKVPSSGIARNIDDVRYWGKQLSFPIIIRPAFTLGGTGGGVAYNLEDLEHIAMQGIAASLHSEVMLEESILGWKEYELEVMRDRKDNCVIICSIENIDPMGVHTGDSITVAPAQTLTDREYQVMRDASLAIMREIGVETGGSNVQFAVNPENGELAVIEMNPRVSRSSALASKATGFPIAKIAAKLAVGYTLDEIPNDITRETMASFEPTIDYCVIKIPRFTFEKFPGSEDYLTTAMKSVGETMAIGRTFKECLQKGLRSLEVGMPGFGKKFDKCDFDREKLVGLLRKPNSKRIFFLREAFLCGMTLEEIFDITKIDPWFLHQFEDIVKFEDELRTFTLEVGMYSGDERVATMFKKAKEYGYSDPQLASMWRETEENVRNFRKKLELIPTYYLVDTCAAEFEAYTPYFYSTYESGQEAAPMEDRKVMILGGGPNRIGQGIEFDYCCCHSSFALNEMGIKSIMVNSNPETVSTDYDTSDRLYFEPLTYEDVLNIIEFEKPEGVIVQFGGQTPLNLAIPLLKAGVNILGTSPDAIDRAEDRERFQALLRKLDLKQPDNGTAMSLEDAKVIAADLGYPLVLRPSYVLGGRGMDIVYSDEEFDSYFREAAVVSPEHPILIDKFLENAIEIDVDALSDGEQTYVAGVMEHIEEAGIHSGDSACVLPPHTLSDAIVEEIKRQTVALAEELEVVGLMNIQFAVKDDVVYIIEVNPRASRTVPFVSKATGIQLAKMATKVMLGEKLKDLDPWSMRKEGFYSVKEAVFPFNRFPNVDVMLGPEMRSTGEVMGMDYTPGLAFMKAQLGAGLKLPLEGTVFISVKDRDKESILPAAANFSELGFRILATGGTADFLNEKGISTEKILKVNEGRPHVVDYIKNGHIDLLINTPSGKQTVTDSKEIRQTVLLYGLAYTTTVAGAHAMSLAIKERRGKGLDVQCLQHYHGM, from the coding sequence ATGCCTAAACGCACTGATATCAAGAAAATTATGCTCATCGGCTCAGGGCCGATCGTAATCGGTCAGGCCTGCGAGTTCGACTATTCCGGAACTCAGGCTCTCAAAGCTCTCAAAGAAGAAGGATACGAGGTCATCCTCGTAAATTCCAATCCCGCGACTATTATGACTGATCCGCACCTTGCGGACCGAACCTATATTGAACCTATTGAACCTGAAACAATCGCCAAGATCATCGAGAAGGAAAGGCCCGATGCCCTCCTGCCGACCCTTGGCGGCCAGACCGCGCTTAACACCGCACTGGCTGTGGCTGAAGCCGGTGTTCTCGATAAATTCAATGTTGAACTTATCGGCGCATCCGTTGATGTTATTGAAAAGGCGGAAAGCCGTGAGCTTTTCCGTGCAGCCATGGAAAAGATCGGCCTCAAGGTTCCTTCAAGCGGAATCGCCCGAAATATTGATGATGTCCGCTACTGGGGCAAGCAGCTCAGCTTCCCGATCATCATCCGGCCCGCCTTTACTCTCGGCGGTACCGGCGGCGGTGTGGCTTACAATCTGGAGGATCTGGAACACATAGCCATGCAGGGTATTGCCGCCAGCCTTCACAGCGAAGTAATGCTTGAGGAATCCATCCTCGGCTGGAAGGAATACGAGCTTGAAGTCATGCGCGATCGCAAGGATAACTGCGTGATCATTTGTTCCATCGAGAACATTGATCCCATGGGGGTGCATACCGGTGACTCCATCACCGTGGCCCCTGCCCAGACCCTTACCGACCGGGAATATCAGGTCATGAGGGACGCTTCCCTTGCAATCATGCGCGAAATCGGCGTTGAAACCGGTGGGTCCAACGTTCAGTTTGCCGTCAATCCGGAAAACGGGGAGCTTGCGGTCATTGAGATGAACCCCCGTGTTTCCCGCTCGTCAGCCCTGGCTTCCAAGGCTACCGGGTTCCCCATTGCCAAGATCGCGGCCAAACTTGCCGTCGGCTACACGCTGGATGAAATTCCCAACGACATCACCCGCGAGACCATGGCGTCTTTCGAACCTACAATTGACTACTGTGTCATCAAGATTCCGAGATTTACTTTCGAGAAATTCCCCGGTTCCGAAGACTATCTGACCACTGCCATGAAGAGTGTCGGCGAAACCATGGCTATCGGACGTACATTTAAAGAATGTCTGCAGAAAGGGCTGCGCTCACTTGAAGTGGGTATGCCCGGTTTCGGCAAGAAGTTCGATAAATGCGATTTTGACCGCGAAAAACTCGTCGGCCTGTTGCGCAAGCCCAATTCCAAGCGGATTTTCTTTCTGCGGGAAGCTTTTCTCTGCGGCATGACTCTGGAAGAAATTTTCGATATCACCAAGATTGACCCCTGGTTCCTGCATCAGTTCGAGGACATCGTTAAATTCGAGGATGAACTGAGGACCTTCACTCTTGAGGTCGGAATGTATTCCGGTGATGAGCGCGTTGCCACAATGTTTAAAAAGGCCAAGGAATACGGTTATTCCGATCCTCAGCTTGCGTCCATGTGGCGTGAAACAGAAGAGAATGTACGTAATTTCAGGAAAAAGCTTGAGCTTATTCCCACATACTACCTTGTAGATACCTGTGCTGCCGAATTCGAGGCATACACACCGTATTTTTATTCCACCTACGAATCCGGTCAGGAAGCCGCTCCCATGGAGGACCGCAAGGTCATGATCCTTGGGGGAGGGCCCAACAGGATCGGTCAGGGGATCGAGTTTGACTACTGCTGCTGCCATTCTTCATTTGCGTTGAATGAAATGGGCATAAAGTCGATTATGGTCAACTCAAACCCGGAAACAGTTTCAACCGACTACGATACCTCGGACAGACTTTATTTTGAACCGCTCACCTATGAAGATGTGCTCAACATCATCGAGTTCGAGAAGCCTGAAGGCGTAATTGTCCAGTTCGGAGGTCAGACTCCGCTGAACCTCGCCATTCCGCTGCTCAAGGCCGGAGTCAATATTCTGGGAACTTCCCCGGACGCCATTGACCGTGCGGAGGATCGTGAAAGGTTTCAGGCCCTGCTCAGAAAGCTGGATCTGAAACAGCCGGACAACGGCACGGCCATGTCTCTTGAAGACGCAAAGGTTATCGCCGCCGATCTCGGTTATCCTCTTGTGCTGCGTCCCTCCTATGTCCTCGGTGGTCGGGGCATGGACATCGTATACAGCGATGAGGAATTTGATTCCTATTTCCGCGAAGCAGCGGTTGTTTCTCCTGAGCATCCCATTCTCATTGACAAATTCCTTGAGAATGCGATCGAGATTGATGTTGATGCTCTTTCGGACGGCGAGCAGACCTACGTTGCCGGTGTCATGGAGCATATCGAAGAAGCCGGAATCCATTCCGGCGACTCCGCCTGCGTACTGCCTCCGCATACCCTGAGCGATGCAATCGTGGAAGAGATCAAAAGGCAGACCGTGGCGCTGGCCGAAGAGCTTGAAGTCGTCGGTCTGATGAACATTCAGTTCGCGGTGAAGGATGATGTTGTTTATATCATCGAGGTAAACCCCAGAGCATCGCGTACTGTGCCTTTTGTCAGCAAGGCTACCGGAATTCAGCTTGCCAAGATGGCAACCAAGGTAATGCTTGGCGAAAAGCTGAAGGATCTTGATCCCTGGTCCATGCGCAAGGAAGGTTTTTATTCCGTCAAGGAAGCGGTTTTCCCCTTCAACAGGTTCCCGAATGTCGATGTAATGCTCGGACCTGAAATGCGTTCAACCGGTGAAGTCATGGGTATGGATTATACTCCGGGACTGGCCTTCATGAAGGCTCAGCTCGGTGCCGGTCTCAAACTTCCCCTTGAAGGAACGGTCTTCATCTCCGTCAAGGACCGGGACAAGGAAAGCATCCTTCCCGCTGCGGCAAACTTCAGCGAACTCGGTTTCCGCATACTGGCAACCGGAGGTACTGCAGATTTCCTTAATGAAAAAGGGATAAGTACCGAAAAGATACTCAAGGTAAACGAAGGAAGACCTCATGTTGTCGACTACATCAAGAACGGCCACATTGATCTTCTTATAAATACCCCGTCCGGAAAACAGACGGTCACCGACTCCAAGGAGATACGGCAGACTGTTTTGCTTTACGGTCTGGCATACACCACAACCGTGGCCGGAGCCCATGCCATGAGTCTGGCAATCAAGGAACGGCGCGGAAAAGGGCTTGACGTGCAGTGTTTGCAGCACTATCACGGCATGTAA
- a CDS encoding FeoA domain-containing protein, which translates to MNALTEKTTPRPLSCYGNGVSVRVTALEGGRCCRSRLLALGIIPGTIITVLSSCGRMTIRVRSSQFAIGCEMAAKIMAIPVRDCDDCRKTY; encoded by the coding sequence ATGAACGCACTTACTGAAAAAACTACTCCAAGACCTCTTTCCTGCTATGGAAACGGTGTGTCGGTAAGAGTGACCGCCCTGGAAGGCGGACGCTGCTGCCGCAGCAGGCTGCTTGCCCTTGGCATCATCCCCGGCACAATAATCACAGTACTAAGCAGTTGCGGAAGAATGACCATCAGGGTCAGATCTTCCCAGTTTGCAATCGGCTGTGAGATGGCAGCCAAAATCATGGCCATCCCGGTACGCGATTGCGACGACTGCCGAAAAACATATTAA
- a CDS encoding SlyX family protein — translation METNYSEEERIERLETALALQDQTLEELNRFIIAQQKQIGELEKKIAIMAAQMKDLKEAVAHATPMDDAPPPHYGQV, via the coding sequence ATGGAAACAAACTACTCCGAAGAAGAACGCATAGAGCGGCTGGAAACAGCGCTGGCTCTGCAGGACCAGACGCTTGAAGAACTGAACCGGTTCATTATAGCACAGCAAAAACAGATAGGCGAACTGGAAAAGAAAATCGCAATTATGGCGGCACAGATGAAAGACCTGAAAGAAGCCGTTGCACACGCCACCCCCATGGATGACGCCCCTCCCCCGCATTACGGGCAGGTTTAA
- the priA gene encoding primosomal protein N' produces the protein MTVLWQACLASPPYSIYTYVAPADIPELSEGQRVLVPLGRSVRVAFLMETVESGPEGVELKSVIWPLERVPLLNPNHFKLYRSIGARQMQPLGKVLENVVPARFRSARISFRVADRGFPSRLKGLDIARMPVERRLELVEIYNDGRMDVCLPASLEKEEYVSLAADPPWPVRPNAARQLQLLEYLYENGPREKGFLKNVLGEWTGGVIRKLHSDSLLKIGPPPDDESDPAEKCTAGMPAWDFVPTEQQEQAISDLSHALDEGHNAVRLLHGITGSGKTLVYMTVARRCMEQGRSAIILVPEIALAYALWNGICPLFPDSRKYLYHGYQTPVRKEAIFRALAEDDSPALIIGTRSALFLPVRNPGLIIVDEEHDESYKQEERLPYQAKEVAYYLAGLTGSLLVLGSATPDVKTFFAAKQGAFDVISMEKRVGKSVLPAVRVVDVSAIKDPEQPFAPETQARLLEVVEKGEQAVVMLNRRGFSPIIYCTDCEEPIKCPHCNVSMTYHKARERVICHYCGNSYPFPLPCTACGGSNLLPLGGGTERLEEQVAKVLPKEAKILRLDRDSTRRQERLDEILKSFARGDAQVLVGTQMLSKGHNFPGVTLVVVSEGDLGLNLPDYRSAERTFQLLVQVSGRAGRGDKPGEVIIQTRNPENPIWSAVTSADYQTFFEKEIERRKRFRYPPFTKLTLIRISYPLGWEGEELCPGFFAAVRDAAREAGLMAMGPVPAPLSQLRGRKRFNCLLKADDWMKSRELYGRILVLNPDKKNIRITMDVDPVSML, from the coding sequence ATGACTGTCCTCTGGCAGGCCTGCCTCGCCAGTCCGCCTTATTCAATATACACTTACGTTGCGCCCGCTGATATTCCGGAACTCTCGGAAGGTCAGCGGGTGCTTGTGCCTTTGGGGCGTTCCGTGCGGGTCGCCTTCCTTATGGAAACCGTAGAATCCGGTCCCGAAGGGGTGGAACTTAAATCCGTTATCTGGCCGCTGGAACGGGTCCCCCTGCTGAACCCCAATCATTTCAAGCTGTATCGCAGCATAGGCGCACGGCAGATGCAGCCGCTTGGCAAGGTGCTGGAAAATGTCGTACCTGCCCGCTTTCGCAGCGCAAGGATTTCTTTTCGAGTTGCGGACAGAGGTTTTCCTTCCCGTTTAAAGGGCCTTGATATTGCGCGCATGCCGGTGGAAAGACGTCTGGAGCTTGTTGAAATATACAATGACGGCCGGATGGACGTCTGTCTTCCTGCTTCGCTTGAAAAGGAAGAATATGTAAGTCTTGCCGCAGATCCTCCATGGCCGGTCAGGCCGAATGCCGCCCGGCAGTTGCAGCTGCTGGAATATCTGTATGAAAACGGGCCGAGGGAGAAGGGTTTTTTAAAGAACGTTCTGGGCGAATGGACCGGGGGTGTCATCAGGAAACTGCATTCCGATTCTCTCCTGAAGATAGGCCCTCCTCCGGATGACGAATCCGATCCTGCAGAGAAGTGTACTGCCGGAATGCCCGCTTGGGATTTCGTCCCGACCGAGCAGCAGGAACAGGCTATTTCCGATCTTTCCCATGCTCTTGATGAAGGTCACAATGCCGTTCGGCTGCTGCACGGTATAACAGGAAGCGGCAAGACGCTGGTCTATATGACTGTTGCCAGACGCTGCATGGAGCAGGGCAGGTCGGCGATCATACTGGTTCCGGAGATTGCTCTTGCGTATGCCCTATGGAACGGAATATGCCCTCTTTTTCCGGACAGCAGGAAATATCTCTATCACGGCTACCAGACTCCGGTACGCAAGGAAGCCATTTTCCGTGCTCTGGCCGAGGATGACAGCCCCGCCCTGATCATCGGAACCCGTTCGGCTCTTTTTCTTCCTGTCCGCAATCCCGGTCTGATCATCGTGGATGAAGAGCATGACGAATCGTATAAGCAGGAAGAACGCCTGCCGTATCAGGCCAAGGAAGTGGCGTATTATCTTGCCGGATTAACCGGAAGCCTGCTGGTTCTGGGCTCTGCCACACCGGATGTGAAAACTTTTTTTGCGGCAAAACAGGGTGCTTTTGATGTAATTTCCATGGAGAAAAGGGTCGGGAAGTCCGTACTTCCCGCAGTTCGTGTTGTTGATGTCTCGGCTATAAAAGACCCTGAACAGCCTTTCGCCCCGGAAACACAGGCCAGATTGCTTGAGGTTGTGGAAAAAGGCGAGCAGGCCGTGGTCATGCTCAACCGCCGTGGATTTTCTCCGATTATTTATTGCACCGATTGCGAAGAGCCCATCAAGTGCCCTCACTGTAACGTCAGTATGACCTATCATAAGGCAAGGGAAAGGGTGATCTGCCATTATTGCGGCAACTCCTATCCTTTTCCGTTGCCGTGCACGGCATGCGGCGGCAGTAATCTGCTGCCTCTTGGTGGAGGCACGGAGCGGCTGGAAGAACAGGTCGCCAAGGTGCTGCCCAAAGAAGCGAAGATTCTGCGTCTGGACCGGGACTCAACCCGCAGGCAGGAAAGACTGGACGAGATTCTGAAAAGTTTTGCCAGGGGTGATGCGCAGGTACTGGTCGGAACGCAGATGCTTTCCAAGGGCCACAATTTTCCCGGTGTCACACTGGTTGTTGTGTCTGAGGGTGATCTGGGGCTGAATCTGCCGGATTACCGGTCCGCGGAGCGGACATTCCAGCTTCTGGTGCAGGTATCCGGAAGGGCCGGGCGCGGAGACAAGCCTGGTGAAGTCATCATTCAGACCCGCAACCCGGAAAATCCGATCTGGTCCGCGGTAACATCAGCGGATTATCAGACTTTCTTTGAAAAGGAGATAGAGCGGCGCAAGAGATTCCGCTACCCGCCCTTTACCAAATTGACCCTGATCAGGATAAGTTATCCGCTTGGCTGGGAAGGAGAGGAGCTTTGCCCCGGTTTCTTCGCAGCAGTAAGGGATGCCGCTCGCGAAGCCGGTCTAATGGCGATGGGCCCGGTTCCTGCTCCTCTTTCGCAACTGCGCGGGCGTAAGCGTTTCAACTGTCTGCTCAAGGCGGATGACTGGATGAAAAGCAGAGAGCTTTACGGCAGGATTCTCGTACTCAATCCGGACAAAAAGAATATCCGGATCACAATGGATGTTGATCCGGTAAGCATGCTGTGA
- the galU gene encoding UTP--glucose-1-phosphate uridylyltransferase GalU — translation MVIKKVIIPVAGWGTRSLPATKNIPKEMLPIFKKPVVQHVVEEAMSSGLTDVVFINNQNKKIIEDHFDYNLSLEDVLERGGKTEALEEVRRVAEMVNIISVRQKKQLGLGHAVLCAKEVCKNDPFAVMVGDDLMFGMEPGIKQLIDAARTENMAVIGVIEVPENKVNRYGIIQGEEFAPGMYRVRSLVEKPAIGQAPSRLAIVGRYVLLPEIFDHLENVEPGVGGEIQLTDALQGLAANNKLLAVKLRGQRFDAGDWVDYLTANVYFALQDEELRDGIVSRLRELLSCS, via the coding sequence ATGGTCATCAAGAAAGTTATTATTCCGGTTGCCGGATGGGGCACCAGATCATTGCCTGCAACCAAGAATATTCCCAAAGAGATGCTGCCCATCTTCAAGAAGCCTGTTGTTCAGCATGTGGTGGAAGAAGCAATGTCCAGCGGGCTTACGGATGTTGTTTTCATCAACAACCAGAACAAGAAGATCATTGAAGACCATTTCGATTACAACCTTTCTCTGGAAGACGTTCTTGAGCGCGGCGGTAAGACAGAGGCTCTTGAGGAAGTCAGAAGAGTGGCGGAGATGGTAAATATCATTTCCGTTCGTCAGAAAAAACAGCTCGGCCTCGGGCATGCGGTTCTCTGCGCCAAGGAAGTCTGCAAAAACGATCCCTTCGCCGTAATGGTCGGTGACGACCTTATGTTCGGTATGGAACCCGGCATCAAGCAGCTTATTGACGCGGCTCGGACGGAAAATATGGCCGTAATCGGCGTTATCGAGGTCCCCGAGAACAAGGTCAACAGATACGGAATCATCCAGGGCGAGGAATTTGCCCCCGGAATGTACCGCGTCCGTTCTCTGGTTGAGAAACCGGCCATCGGTCAGGCTCCTTCCAGGCTGGCCATTGTCGGACGTTATGTATTGCTGCCGGAGATTTTTGATCACCTTGAAAATGTCGAGCCCGGAGTGGGTGGAGAAATCCAGCTTACCGATGCCCTGCAGGGACTGGCCGCAAACAACAAGCTGCTGGCCGTAAAACTGCGCGGGCAGAGGTTTGACGCCGGGGACTGGGTGGACTATCTTACCGCGAACGTTTATTTTGCACTTCAGGATGAAGAATTGCGTGACGGCATAGTATCCAGATTGCGGGAGCTCCTGTCTTGTTCGTAA
- the glmM gene encoding phosphoglucosamine mutase, whose protein sequence is MNKRLFGTDGLRGQVNIFPMTAEIALRLGLAAGYYFRNGKQRHKVIIGKDTRLSGYVFEYALTSGLCAMGMDVFQVGPMPTPAVSFLTRNMRADIGIVISASHNPFMDNGIKFFDSQGYKLPDDVEDEISAMVMSGDSNWDYPQSEKVGRAFKIEDARGRYIVYLKYSFPQDMTLKGIKMVLDSANGATYSLGHMFEELGAEVVRIGNKPDGLNINDKCGSLYPEVMGRRVVEEHADIGLALDGDGDRLIVVDEKGQVLDGDLIMALCAADLMERGKLAKNMLVATVMSNMALENFMKERGGTMLRTPVGDRYVVEAMRREGAVLGGEQSGHLIFREYSTTGDGLLAALQLLRIICTKNRPLSELSGLLALYPQKLQNVHVQRKIPFDEVPAVRDALKQVEHELAGKGRVLLRYSGTESVARVMVEAEDSAKVELYTSGLAKVLEENLR, encoded by the coding sequence ATGAATAAACGTTTATTTGGTACCGACGGCCTGCGCGGGCAGGTCAATATTTTCCCCATGACTGCCGAGATTGCGCTTCGACTCGGCCTTGCCGCAGGTTATTATTTCAGAAACGGCAAACAGCGGCACAAGGTTATCATAGGCAAGGATACCCGTCTTTCGGGATATGTTTTTGAATATGCGCTTACTTCCGGGCTGTGCGCCATGGGTATGGATGTTTTTCAGGTCGGGCCGATGCCTACTCCGGCTGTGTCTTTTCTGACGAGAAACATGCGTGCCGATATCGGCATAGTTATTTCAGCCTCTCATAACCCGTTCATGGATAACGGAATCAAGTTTTTTGATTCGCAGGGGTACAAGCTCCCTGATGATGTCGAAGACGAGATTTCCGCCATGGTTATGTCCGGGGACAGCAACTGGGACTACCCGCAGTCGGAGAAAGTGGGCCGCGCCTTCAAGATAGAAGATGCACGGGGAAGGTATATTGTCTACCTGAAGTACAGTTTTCCGCAGGATATGACGCTGAAAGGAATCAAGATGGTTCTCGACAGCGCCAACGGAGCGACTTACAGTCTGGGGCATATGTTCGAAGAGCTCGGTGCCGAAGTTGTCAGAATAGGCAACAAACCGGACGGCCTGAATATCAACGACAAATGCGGCTCGCTCTACCCCGAAGTCATGGGACGCCGTGTGGTGGAGGAGCATGCTGATATAGGCCTCGCTCTGGACGGCGACGGTGATCGTCTCATTGTTGTGGATGAAAAGGGGCAGGTGCTTGACGGTGACCTGATCATGGCTCTTTGTGCGGCCGATCTCATGGAACGGGGTAAGCTTGCCAAGAATATGCTTGTTGCAACTGTCATGAGCAACATGGCCCTGGAAAATTTCATGAAGGAACGCGGCGGCACCATGCTCAGGACCCCGGTGGGTGACAGATACGTGGTGGAAGCCATGCGCAGGGAAGGAGCCGTTCTGGGCGGAGAACAGTCCGGTCATCTCATCTTCAGGGAATACAGCACCACCGGTGACGGACTGCTTGCAGCGTTGCAGTTATTGCGTATAATATGCACAAAAAACAGACCTCTTTCCGAACTTTCCGGTCTGCTTGCTCTCTATCCTCAGAAGCTGCAGAATGTTCACGTTCAGCGGAAAATTCCATTTGATGAAGTTCCTGCCGTGCGGGATGCTCTCAAGCAGGTGGAACATGAGCTGGCAGGCAAGGGACGGGTGCTTTTGCGCTATTCCGGCACCGAGTCCGTTGCAAGGGTTATGGTTGAAGCTGAAGACAGCGCCAAGGTTGAACTTTACACCTCCGGTCTTGCCAAGGTGCTGGAGGAAAATTTACGCTAA
- a CDS encoding CdaR family protein, whose amino-acid sequence MSAQRWKIAALAILMALLTWYLVTGRDLVETWVEFPLEIINPPQGMIIRDGMITKVSARLRGPKGLIRNLDTKKLAYSLDTGNLVVGNNPIEIVPERLGLGSALEVVEIKPSHINLVMDMYVNKKVAVIPVWKGDLHRDYALKEKRCDPAEVVLRGPASVLKKVAQVNTQPVLIDTNTPENWDGDVPLHLPQAVEATPGMVHVYLDFAVRRGKMWVKVPLYILGPEDVDFSASQNYVRLLVEAPKPFFRKSGFRNEITASIDLNATIPDGDNIIPYEVSLPKGCSITKQKPEAITVTVSRQALPGH is encoded by the coding sequence ATGTCTGCACAACGCTGGAAAATTGCCGCACTGGCAATCCTTATGGCCCTCCTGACCTGGTATCTGGTTACCGGAAGGGACCTTGTTGAAACCTGGGTTGAATTTCCGCTTGAGATTATAAACCCTCCGCAGGGCATGATAATCCGTGACGGGATGATAACCAAGGTTTCCGCGCGACTGCGCGGTCCCAAGGGGCTTATACGCAATCTGGATACAAAAAAACTTGCCTATTCCCTTGATACCGGCAATCTGGTCGTCGGCAACAATCCCATAGAAATAGTTCCGGAGAGGCTCGGACTCGGTAGTGCCCTTGAAGTGGTGGAAATCAAGCCTTCTCACATCAATCTGGTCATGGATATGTATGTGAACAAGAAGGTTGCAGTTATCCCCGTATGGAAGGGAGATCTGCACCGCGATTATGCGCTCAAGGAAAAGCGCTGCGATCCTGCCGAAGTCGTTCTGCGCGGTCCCGCCTCTGTTCTTAAAAAGGTCGCGCAGGTAAATACCCAGCCTGTTCTCATCGATACCAATACCCCTGAAAACTGGGATGGTGATGTTCCTCTGCATCTTCCACAGGCTGTAGAGGCAACCCCCGGCATGGTTCATGTCTATCTGGATTTTGCAGTGCGCCGGGGTAAAATGTGGGTTAAGGTTCCGCTCTATATCCTGGGACCGGAAGATGTTGACTTCTCTGCCAGTCAGAATTACGTCAGGCTGCTTGTGGAAGCTCCTAAACCCTTTTTCCGTAAAAGCGGATTCAGAAACGAAATTACCGCTTCGATTGATCTGAACGCCACAATTCCGGACGGCGATAACATTATTCCTTATGAAGTAAGTCTGCCTAAAGGGTGCAGCATAACCAAACAAAAACCGGAAGCAATAACAGTAACCGTATCCAGACAGGCTTTACCGGGACATTGA
- the cdaA gene encoding diadenylate cyclase CdaA, whose translation MFELFGFQISWKELLDIGLVAVVYYYVILLVRGTRAAAVIWGLMLLLLVYYLSDVFGLYTLNWLLTNFLSSIFLVIIVLFQRDIRKGLAQMGAGRLWRRNDYDLAVIDEICSAMDSMARQKIGALLVIQKNVPLGDIIEKGVEINGRVSKQLLINIFWPDTPLHDGAVVVNSNKIVAASCILPLAQVSTRQSSIGTRHRAALGISEETDAVAIVVSEERGTISAAIGGKLTTSLDITRLKRVLKNVFS comes from the coding sequence ATGTTCGAGCTGTTCGGATTTCAGATTTCCTGGAAAGAGCTGCTGGACATAGGTCTGGTGGCCGTAGTCTATTACTACGTAATTCTCCTGGTACGCGGCACCCGTGCTGCTGCGGTCATCTGGGGTCTCATGCTTCTGCTGCTTGTTTACTACCTGTCGGACGTCTTCGGCCTGTACACTCTCAACTGGCTTCTGACCAATTTCCTGAGTTCAATCTTTCTGGTAATAATCGTCCTGTTTCAGCGGGACATCCGCAAAGGTCTGGCCCAGATGGGGGCAGGTCGTCTGTGGCGCAGAAACGACTATGATTTAGCTGTAATTGACGAAATCTGTTCCGCAATGGATTCCATGGCCCGTCAGAAGATAGGGGCTCTGCTTGTCATTCAGAAAAATGTCCCTCTGGGAGATATCATAGAGAAAGGTGTTGAAATCAACGGTCGGGTCAGCAAACAGCTGCTTATCAATATTTTCTGGCCCGATACTCCGTTGCATGACGGGGCGGTGGTGGTCAATTCAAACAAGATTGTCGCCGCTTCCTGTATATTGCCGTTGGCCCAGGTTTCCACCCGGCAGAGTTCCATAGGAACCCGGCACCGCGCGGCTCTGGGGATTAGTGAGGAAACCGATGCCGTGGCTATCGTTGTTTCCGAGGAACGCGGAACCATTTCCGCCGCGATAGGCGGAAAGCTGACTACAAGTCTTGATATCACCCGGTTGAAGCGGGTGCTCAAAAACGTTTTTAGCTGA